From the Collinsella aerofaciens genome, the window TGTATAACGTATTTTACACCTATACGGCGAATGGTGTGCTAGAATGTATAACGTGTTATACAGATGATTGGGAGGTGCACCGTGGCAACTGCTACCGCGGCATTGAGGATGCCCGAGGACTTGGCAATCAGGTACGACCGTTTGGCGAAATCAACGGGACGCACGAAGACTTTCTACATGACAGAAGCGCTCGCTGCCGAGATTGACAGGCTTGAGTACGAATACGGCCTATTGAAGAAGGTCGAGGATTACCGGGCCGGCAGGCTTGAGACCGTGACGCTCGACGAGCTGGAGGAAAGCCTTGGCTTGGCGGATTGAGATCGACAAGGACGTCCAGCGTTCGATGAAGAAGCTGGACAAGCAGATCGCCAGGAGGATCGTGGCGAAACTTCATGAGATTTCACAGCTCGAAGACCCGAGAAGCATGGGAAAGGGATTGACCGAGAACAAGTCAGGTCTCTGGCGCTACAGGGTCGGTGACTATCGGATAGTCGCCGATATCGAGGACGATGTTCTCGTCATCCTTGTTGTCGATGTTGACCACCGAAGCAAGGTCTACAGGACTCGCAGGTAGGCGGGTCGACACCGCTAACGAAACGGGGAGGGGTTTTGACCCTCCCCGTTTTTACGCTTGCCACCACGGACGCCCATCGTACGGACGACCGTCGGGCAGCCTGTCGTACTCGCGCGGCCCCGTCTCCAGCAGCTCCTTGGCGCGGTCTGGGTCATAGCGCACATCCCAGGGAGAGCAGTAATACCATGCGGAATTGCCTCCGTATCGGGTAAGCCGCCACCGAGCTTCGGCAATCGGAACGAAGCCGAGATCGCACCACTGGTAGGCGGTGTGGTCGCGGCGGCCCTCCTGCAAGGTTTCCTCGTCGATGTGAGCCCCCCAACAATCGAGAAGGTCTTTGCGATGCTGTTCCGCGCGGGCGGCGCCCTCGATGCGCCCGCACTCATCGGCCTCGCGCTTCGCCTTGGCGTCGGCGCGGCGGCGGCGGTTGACCGCCTCGACGTCCTTTTTCGCCCAGGGGCGCGTCTGCTCGATGTTGTAGAACATCGCGGTCGTGTTTCCGTTCGGGGAGCGCCAAGTGCGCTCCACACCCTTTCCGAGCTGGCCTTTCTTGACATGGCGGTGCTTCTTCTCCCACTGTGCCGCGGTGCGCAGCTCGACGCCGTCAATCTCAATCATGGCGGCTCACCTCCTTGGGCAGATCGCAGTCGAGGTATACGCGCACGTACCTGCTCTCGCCGCGGTTCGGGTACTCGCGGGAGCGCTCCAGAACGCACCCCGCCGCCTGCATCGCGTCGGCGATGCGCTGAACCTCGTCGGGCAGGCCCTCAAGACGAACCCTGACCATGACAACCTCCTTGCCTTGAACCCTGCGCCACCGTCCGTGGCGCAGCCTAAGCGTACGGCTCCGAAAAAGTCCGAAAAAGTCTAGTTATCGCAGGTCAGACGTGCCATCGCGCAGGCGCACATGCACGCGTATATTTACACGTGCGACCCCTCAAAAATATTTTTTCGCCAACCTCCGCGGCGACCGCGGGCGGCGGGATTGCCGCCGCGAACGGTCATGGCCATAGCCGGCGCCGATGTAGCTGAAGCTACCGCGGCGGCTAGTGCTTGTGGCCGCGGGGGCGTTTCTGTTCGGCCTGCGGCGGCTCGGGCTTGCGAGGCGCGGGATCCTCGCCCGCGAGCCTCGCCCGCTCGTCAGCGAGCTTGCGGCGCTCGATGCCCAGTCCCGCGGCCTTGAGCAGGGGGCCGGACAGCATCGCAGCGCTGTTGCCGCCCTGCAGCTGGCGAATCTTGAGGTCAAGTGCGGCAATTTGCTCGTCGAGCTGAGCGATCATCTCCGCGCGGGTATCGACCTGATCCGCGGTGGCCATGGCCACGCGGCGCTGGGCATCGGCGGCCGCGGCGGCGGTGGCCATGGCCACGCGGCGGCGCTTGGCCAGCGCGCCCCTGTGCCTGCCCTGGGCGCGACCGCGCTTAGCCTTCTCGATGCGGCCGCGCTGACGCTCGAGCTCCGCGACTTCCCGTTGCAGCTGCTCGAGGGCGGCGCCCTCCTGCTGCAGCTCTGCGCGAAGGACCCGCAGGCGGGCGTTGCGGTCGCGTATCTCTTTATTCAGCTTGACGCGATCGGCGTGCCCGATTAGCCCGGTGCCGCCCTCATGCACGGTCGGCTGCTCATCCAGCCCTCTATCTTTATTGCTGCGATGGTCGATAACCTGTGCCGTGGTTCCCGTTGCGGCGGCGTGTGCCGCGAGGTGCCTGTTGGCGATCTCTGCCCAAGCCGCGCGGACGGCCATGAGTTCAGCGCTACCGACGTCGCGCGCGGCCTGACCCGAGATACGGTGCATCTGCACCGGCCTCTTACTCGTGCGGTCCTTCGTACCCAGGCCCTCGGCCTTCGCCTGCTTCATGGTCAGGCGGCGGCCATCCTTGAAGTTATATATCTTCTCCCAGCCATCTGCCTTGGCTGCCTTCCAATCGGTTGCGCGGATGGGTGCCTGCTGCCCATGTGCATCCTGGCACAGATACCAGCACTGCCCCTTCTCGGCCTTGGTCCTCTGGATGAAGCCCTGAGCGCCAAGGTCGAGCGCGGAGACGAGGACGTGAGCGTGGGGGTTCCCGCCGCTGCCGTCATCATGTATCGACCAGTCGCACGCCTTCGCGGGGAACATCCCGCAGAAGTCGCGCACGCAGGCGCGGCGGCCGTCGGCATCGAGCTCGATCGGCAACGCAAACTCATAGCGCAGCGCGACGAGCTCGTTGCCGCCGCCGCCCTCGGCCCATGCCCGCTCGGCCACGTTCCAGAGCTCGCCGCGCCCGATGGGCGGCACGCCACCGGGCAGAGACAGACCCTCCTCGACGACGCGTTCCTTCCTGGCATAGTCGCAGAGCTGCCCCGTCCGCTCTTCCACAAGCGCCTGGCCCGACTGGTACGCGGCCTTCCTGACCGCGCCCGCCCCGGTGGCGGGCGAGCAGCCGCGGTAGTTCAGATGGAAGATGGCCATGCGAGTTCCTTTCAGGCAAGGGGCGCAGATGCGCCCCGCGCAGCGGCGCGGAGTGCCGTGAGCCGCGGTCGGCGAACGGTGCCCGCGGCGCGGAGCGCAAGGGAGCGCAGCGACCGCGCAGCCCGACCCCGTAGACGTGAGCCGTCTCAGGCGAACGGCTTCGGGGTCGGGCGTAGGGCCGTCTGCCAAGACCGCACGCAGTGCAGGACTTTTGACGCATCGCGGCAAAAGTACTGCCAAGTGCGCACTACCTCTGGTAGTGATATACCCAGCTCGCGAAATTTTACCGTGAGTATGGGTATATTTTGCTGCAAAGACAAAACGCTAACGAGCAAGGAAGGGCGGTCATTTATGACGGCATCCATCGACGAGCAGATTGCACGTAAGAGGGCCGCGGCCGACAAGCAGGCAGCTCGCGCCGCCGCGCTGAAGAAGGAGCTGAGGGACCTCGAGAAGAAGAAGGCCGCGGCCGAGCGGAAGGCCCGCACGCACCGCTTGGTCGAGGTCGGCGCGATCCTCGAGCAGACCTCTGGCATGACCTTCGATACCGAGGACAGCCGCCGCGCCCTGTCCGTCGCGCTGACCGAGCAGCTGCGGTACACGGACGGCACGCCGTTCACCCGCGGCGGCCAGATCGCCGAGGCCGTCGGCATGCTGCTGGGGGATCAGAAATGAACGTCACCATCACTTTTGCAAACAAGGTCGAGAGCTACTACACCCGCGCCGATGGCTCGGCGGCGCTGAGCAAGGACGTGCTCGAGCTCAACGCCGACGGCTCGGCGGCGGTGCTCTGGAGCCGCCTCGAGTTCGACAGGGGCGGCGGCGATGACGGGACCAAGCCCCGGA encodes:
- a CDS encoding antitoxin, yielding MATATAALRMPEDLAIRYDRLAKSTGRTKTFYMTEALAAEIDRLEYEYGLLKKVEDYRAGRLETVTLDELEESLGLAD
- a CDS encoding type II toxin-antitoxin system RelE/ParE family toxin; protein product: MAWRIEIDKDVQRSMKKLDKQIARRIVAKLHEISQLEDPRSMGKGLTENKSGLWRYRVGDYRIVADIEDDVLVILVVDVDHRSKVYRTRR
- a CDS encoding MobA/MobL family protein, with amino-acid sequence MAIFHLNYRGCSPATGAGAVRKAAYQSGQALVEERTGQLCDYARKERVVEEGLSLPGGVPPIGRGELWNVAERAWAEGGGGNELVALRYEFALPIELDADGRRACVRDFCGMFPAKACDWSIHDDGSGGNPHAHVLVSALDLGAQGFIQRTKAEKGQCWYLCQDAHGQQAPIRATDWKAAKADGWEKIYNFKDGRRLTMKQAKAEGLGTKDRTSKRPVQMHRISGQAARDVGSAELMAVRAAWAEIANRHLAAHAAATGTTAQVIDHRSNKDRGLDEQPTVHEGGTGLIGHADRVKLNKEIRDRNARLRVLRAELQQEGAALEQLQREVAELERQRGRIEKAKRGRAQGRHRGALAKRRRVAMATAAAAADAQRRVAMATADQVDTRAEMIAQLDEQIAALDLKIRQLQGGNSAAMLSGPLLKAAGLGIERRKLADERARLAGEDPAPRKPEPPQAEQKRPRGHKH